A single window of Rhizobium indicum DNA harbors:
- a CDS encoding SDR family oxidoreductase, which produces MTELNGKIAAVTGAASGIGLASTEAMLAAGATVVLVDRDDKALETVCARLGERAIPLKINLLDPGECAGLLEGILSKTGKLDILHANAGTYIGGDLMETDLDTIDRMLNLNVNVVIKNVRSVIPHMIERGTGDIVVTSSVAGHSAIPWEPVYSSSKWAMTCFVQTMRRQLLKSGIRVGSVSPGPVISALLADWPEENLRKAKEAGALIEPKEVADAIIFMLTRPRNVTIRDIVVLPSAFDI; this is translated from the coding sequence ATGACGGAATTGAATGGGAAGATCGCGGCGGTCACGGGCGCAGCATCCGGAATAGGACTCGCTTCGACGGAGGCAATGCTCGCCGCTGGCGCGACGGTCGTGCTGGTGGATCGCGATGATAAGGCCCTTGAGACAGTTTGTGCCCGGCTTGGCGAGCGCGCTATTCCGCTCAAGATCAACTTGCTGGATCCGGGCGAGTGTGCGGGATTGCTTGAGGGCATCCTGTCGAAGACGGGCAAGCTCGATATCCTGCATGCCAATGCAGGCACCTATATCGGCGGCGACCTGATGGAAACCGACCTCGATACCATCGATCGGATGCTCAATCTCAATGTCAACGTCGTCATCAAGAACGTTCGAAGCGTCATTCCGCACATGATCGAACGTGGCACTGGCGACATTGTCGTCACCAGTTCCGTTGCTGGACACTCGGCGATTCCATGGGAACCGGTCTATTCGTCATCGAAATGGGCGATGACGTGCTTCGTCCAGACGATGCGACGCCAGCTTCTGAAAAGTGGCATTCGTGTGGGGTCGGTTTCTCCAGGCCCGGTGATCAGCGCTTTGCTTGCGGATTGGCCGGAGGAAAACCTTCGCAAGGCCAAGGAGGCCGGAGCCTTGATCGAGCCGAAGGAAGTCGCTGACGCGATCATCTTCATGCTGACCCGGCCGCGCAACGTCACCATCCGCGATATCGTAGTGCTTCCAAGCGCCTTTGACATTTGA
- a CDS encoding carbohydrate kinase family protein, with protein MRAGEGVDDRDSRKQGGIVCAGNFIVDRVHTLSYWPEQGNLAHILHQDLGVGGGAANVVTDLASLGFPGKLAAAGCIGADQDGEIVKARLAPAGVDVAGLTALADRVTAHTHVMNVPGQNRTFFYHGGANDAVTDELVSPAAFAKAGYRLFYLGYLMLLPGLDGIGSDGRSGASRLLEAARRAGLTTCVDFVSSEDPEFAAKVGVALPFCDYLIINEMEAGRATGVAVRDAKGDLIEAGLLEAGERLLAAGVAKGAIIHAPETCFWFAPGASPIMTRSRPVDPDDIVSTVGAGDAFCAAVLYGLHENWPVEHICAVAHAAAARCLKGATATDGIPDMSVLLREAQETNPETA; from the coding sequence ATGCGAGCCGGGGAGGGGGTTGACGATCGCGACAGTCGGAAGCAGGGCGGCATCGTCTGCGCGGGAAACTTCATCGTCGATCGCGTCCACACCCTGTCCTATTGGCCCGAACAGGGCAATCTCGCCCATATCCTGCACCAGGATCTGGGCGTGGGCGGCGGGGCGGCCAATGTCGTCACCGACCTGGCCTCGCTCGGATTTCCCGGAAAGCTGGCGGCGGCGGGATGCATCGGCGCTGATCAGGACGGAGAGATCGTCAAGGCCCGCCTTGCACCTGCCGGCGTCGATGTCGCTGGGCTGACAGCGCTTGCCGACCGGGTGACGGCGCATACGCATGTCATGAATGTGCCCGGTCAGAATCGAACCTTCTTCTATCATGGCGGCGCCAACGATGCCGTCACGGATGAGCTCGTCTCACCCGCAGCCTTCGCCAAGGCCGGCTATCGGCTGTTCTATCTCGGTTATCTCATGCTGTTGCCGGGTCTCGACGGCATCGGATCCGACGGCCGTTCGGGAGCATCGCGCCTGCTGGAGGCCGCGCGTCGCGCCGGGCTTACGACCTGCGTGGATTTCGTCTCGAGCGAAGACCCGGAATTTGCGGCCAAGGTCGGTGTCGCTCTGCCTTTCTGCGATTATCTGATCATCAACGAGATGGAAGCGGGGCGGGCAACCGGCGTTGCCGTTCGCGATGCGAAGGGAGATTTGATCGAGGCGGGGCTTTTGGAAGCGGGCGAGCGGCTGCTTGCGGCTGGTGTCGCCAAGGGAGCGATCATCCATGCGCCGGAAACCTGCTTCTGGTTCGCGCCTGGCGCTTCCCCGATCATGACGCGTTCACGACCTGTCGATCCCGATGACATCGTCAGTACCGTCGGCGCAGGAGACGCTTTCTGCGCCGCCGTGCTCTACGGCCTGCATGAAAACTGGCCTGTCGAGCATATCTGCGCCGTCGCCCATGCCGCAGCTGCGCGTTGCCTCAAGGGGGCGACAGCCACCGATGGCATCCCCGACATGTCTGTCCTTCTTCGCGAGGCGCAGGAGACGAACCCGGAAACCGCTTAG
- a CDS encoding D-lyxose/D-mannose family sugar isomerase, whose amino-acid sequence MQRSVINAALLRATETLERWHWSLPAWGYWTAADFATHPEASAYLRAHQLGWDVTDFGSDRFAECGLVLFCLRNGIVDIEGERTYAEKLLFVEEGQLTPTHRHAAKMEDIINRAGGDLVIEFAATDADGNVLTEDVTVPVDGLPHRLAAWEPLVLEPGQSVTIRTGLYHRFYGRKAAGPVLVGEVSQINDDNSDNFFLEPIGRFAAIEEDEPPLRPLWNEGAS is encoded by the coding sequence ATGCAGCGCTCTGTGATCAACGCCGCCTTGCTGCGGGCAACCGAGACCCTCGAGCGCTGGCACTGGTCCCTGCCGGCATGGGGATATTGGACGGCGGCGGATTTTGCCACTCATCCCGAGGCTTCAGCCTATTTGCGCGCCCATCAGCTGGGTTGGGATGTCACTGATTTCGGCTCGGACCGGTTCGCCGAATGCGGCCTCGTGCTGTTCTGCCTGCGCAATGGCATCGTTGATATCGAGGGTGAGCGGACCTATGCCGAAAAGCTGCTCTTCGTCGAGGAAGGGCAGCTCACGCCGACGCACCGTCATGCGGCGAAGATGGAAGACATCATCAATCGCGCCGGTGGCGATCTCGTCATCGAATTCGCCGCAACCGATGCCGATGGCAATGTTCTGACGGAGGATGTGACGGTTCCGGTAGACGGGCTGCCGCACCGGCTCGCTGCATGGGAGCCGCTGGTTCTTGAGCCTGGCCAAAGCGTGACGATCCGCACCGGGCTTTACCATCGCTTTTACGGCAGGAAAGCGGCCGGACCTGTCCTGGTCGGCGAGGTCAGCCAGATCAACGACGACAACAGCGATAATTTCTTTCTGGAGCCGATCGGGCGCTTTGCTGCGATCGAGGAAGACGAGCCGCCGCTGAGACCCTTGTGGAACGAAGGAGCCAGCTGA
- a CDS encoding ROK family transcriptional regulator yields MNDTVSIGSSPRRIRQNNIVAALQTIYAHRSLSRADLARKLGMNRSSSGEIVAELTEGGFVQESDESGKQRLEPSRAGRPGIMLELVPDAAFFVGIEIGVEHISAAVVDLSAEVRACRKMAFDTPSSTVEAAVAQGVELIVSAMAKGMIGRCKGLGISAPAHIRPDGIVTLAPIIGWREVSLKEIGRSAFLAAVPAAVPIAVENDANAFAIGDSYRHGVSGVTLFLLMETGVGGGIMIDGKLFRGGHGLAGEIGHTLVPGSGGQKFEQLIGREVLIRQYREAIGRKHVDLQEFLGDVHDRVPAAVNIAETWSRHLAYALLQACRLLDPDRIVLGGSVASLYPMVAARVAVHMSEGQSIPFPMPEIVVDDDAEFGSAFGAACMLHQRFLSLESEEFGSEDGAPVQSATS; encoded by the coding sequence ATGAACGACACCGTCTCCATCGGAAGTTCGCCGCGCAGGATCCGACAGAACAATATCGTCGCCGCCTTGCAGACGATCTATGCCCACCGAAGCCTCAGCCGGGCCGATCTCGCCCGGAAGCTCGGGATGAATCGGTCGTCCTCGGGAGAGATCGTCGCCGAGTTGACGGAAGGCGGGTTCGTTCAGGAGTCGGACGAGAGCGGCAAACAGCGCTTGGAGCCTTCCCGTGCCGGGCGTCCAGGCATTATGCTTGAACTGGTTCCCGATGCCGCATTCTTCGTCGGGATAGAGATTGGCGTCGAGCATATATCGGCTGCAGTTGTTGATCTCTCCGCCGAAGTTCGGGCATGTCGGAAGATGGCGTTCGACACACCGTCTTCGACGGTGGAGGCGGCCGTGGCGCAGGGCGTCGAGCTGATTGTCAGTGCGATGGCGAAAGGGATGATCGGACGGTGCAAGGGTCTCGGCATATCGGCGCCGGCCCACATCCGGCCGGACGGAATTGTCACCCTCGCACCCATCATCGGCTGGCGAGAGGTGTCGTTGAAGGAGATTGGGCGATCTGCCTTCCTGGCCGCCGTCCCGGCCGCTGTCCCGATCGCGGTTGAAAACGACGCCAACGCGTTTGCGATCGGCGACAGCTACCGTCACGGCGTCTCAGGCGTGACCCTGTTCCTGCTCATGGAAACCGGCGTCGGCGGCGGCATCATGATCGATGGCAAGCTGTTCCGGGGCGGCCACGGCCTGGCGGGCGAAATCGGCCACACTCTGGTGCCGGGAAGCGGCGGTCAGAAGTTTGAACAGCTGATCGGTCGCGAAGTGCTGATCAGGCAGTATCGCGAGGCTATTGGACGTAAGCACGTCGATCTGCAGGAATTCCTTGGCGACGTTCATGACCGTGTCCCGGCCGCGGTCAATATCGCCGAAACCTGGTCGCGCCATCTCGCATATGCATTGCTGCAGGCCTGTCGTCTGCTCGACCCGGACAGGATCGTGCTGGGGGGCTCCGTGGCGTCTCTCTACCCGATGGTGGCCGCCCGCGTGGCGGTTCACATGTCGGAGGGCCAGAGTATACCTTTCCCCATGCCTGAGATTGTCGTGGACGATGATGCGGAGTTCGGCTCCGCCTTCGGAGCGGCATGCATGTTGCACCAGCGCTTTCTGTCATTGGAGAGCGAGGAGTTCGGCAGCGAGGACGGTGCGCCGGTCCAATCGGCGACGAGTTGA
- a CDS encoding D-tagatose-bisphosphate aldolase, class II, non-catalytic subunit, which produces MQVHLNELARLRIEGHTRGVTSVCSAHPIVLRAALRHGRQQESTVLIEATCNQVNHLGGYTGMTPSDFASLVMKIAAEEGCPENLILLGGDHLGPNPWRDRPAEEAMAEAEKMVAAYVEAGFRKIHLDASMGCKGEPVALDDETTAHRAARLAAVAEASAKRAGGAMPVYVIGTEVPPPGGADHALTTIEPTAAAAALKTIEVHRRIFAQAGLDQAFGRAIGLVVQPGVEFGNQNVILYDRSKIDALKSVLTKEPQFVFEAHSTDYQGTRPLTALVGDGFPILKVGPELTFVLREALYALDAIASDLLPDYGQRPLYAAMEALMLDQPGNWSRHYHGTNAEMRWLRHYSLSDRIRYYWASAEAQDAVRQLCEALRGQTVPLPLFWQHMPAAQEFADAPLDPEQVLIWRVTKSLADYHAACGVGNN; this is translated from the coding sequence ATGCAGGTGCATCTCAACGAACTGGCCAGGCTGAGGATCGAAGGCCACACGAGGGGCGTGACCTCCGTATGCTCGGCCCATCCGATCGTGCTTCGGGCAGCACTCCGACACGGGCGGCAACAGGAGAGCACAGTCCTGATCGAAGCGACCTGCAACCAGGTCAATCACCTCGGCGGCTACACCGGAATGACACCAAGCGACTTCGCGTCCCTCGTGATGAAGATCGCGGCGGAGGAGGGGTGTCCCGAAAATCTCATCCTTCTCGGCGGTGACCATCTCGGCCCCAATCCCTGGCGCGACCGCCCTGCGGAAGAGGCCATGGCCGAGGCGGAGAAGATGGTTGCCGCCTATGTCGAGGCCGGATTCCGCAAGATTCACCTCGATGCCTCGATGGGCTGCAAGGGCGAGCCGGTGGCGCTCGATGACGAAACCACGGCCCATCGCGCCGCCCGGCTTGCGGCGGTCGCCGAGGCCTCGGCGAAGAGGGCTGGCGGCGCAATGCCGGTTTACGTCATCGGCACGGAAGTGCCGCCGCCAGGCGGGGCCGATCATGCCCTGACAACCATCGAACCGACGGCTGCCGCAGCGGCGCTGAAGACGATCGAAGTCCACCGCCGGATCTTTGCGCAGGCCGGACTCGACCAAGCGTTTGGACGGGCGATCGGTCTGGTCGTTCAGCCGGGTGTCGAGTTCGGCAATCAGAATGTCATCCTGTATGATCGGAGCAAGATAGACGCGCTGAAATCGGTGCTCACCAAGGAGCCGCAGTTCGTCTTCGAGGCTCACTCGACGGATTATCAGGGGACTCGGCCGTTGACCGCGCTGGTGGGAGATGGGTTTCCCATTCTGAAGGTCGGTCCCGAGCTGACCTTCGTCCTGCGCGAAGCGCTCTACGCGCTGGATGCGATCGCGTCGGACCTCTTGCCCGATTACGGCCAGCGTCCGCTCTATGCGGCGATGGAAGCGCTGATGCTTGATCAGCCGGGCAACTGGAGCCGCCACTACCACGGCACAAACGCCGAGATGCGCTGGCTGCGTCATTACTCGCTGTCTGACCGCATTCGCTATTATTGGGCGTCGGCTGAAGCCCAAGATGCCGTCCGGCAGCTGTGCGAGGCCCTTCGAGGGCAAACCGTACCGCTGCCCTTGTTTTGGCAGCACATGCCGGCCGCACAGGAATTCGCAGATGCGCCGCTCGATCCGGAACAGGTTTTGATCTGGAGGGTGACGAAGAGTCTTGCGGACTATCACGCCGCCTGCGGCGTCGGGAATAATTAG
- a CDS encoding class I fructose-bisphosphate aldolase — protein sequence MKSARLNRLFGVSGNCFDVAIDHGMFNERTFLSGIENMKTAIEVIANAAPDAIQLPPGTAPLLQAIPGKHRPALVLRTDIANIYGNPLPSQLFSEMIDRAVEQGVALDAACVVVNLLMLPDQPEVYRACVRNVNSLKRECEIYGMPLMVEPLVMQDNSKGAYMVDGTIDKILPLVRQAAELGADIIKADPCDNVEEYHRVVEIAQGLPVLVRGGGRVSDQEILIRTKQLMEQGARGIVYGRNVIQHNNPGGMTRALMAIVHDKASVEQASLHIG from the coding sequence ATGAAATCCGCGCGGTTGAACCGACTTTTCGGCGTGTCTGGAAACTGTTTTGACGTTGCTATCGATCACGGCATGTTCAATGAACGCACCTTCCTTTCCGGCATCGAGAACATGAAGACGGCCATCGAGGTGATCGCGAACGCGGCGCCGGATGCCATTCAGCTGCCGCCGGGGACGGCACCCCTTCTGCAGGCTATTCCCGGCAAGCATCGTCCGGCACTGGTGCTGCGCACCGACATCGCCAACATCTATGGCAATCCCCTTCCGTCTCAGCTGTTTTCCGAAATGATCGACAGGGCGGTGGAACAGGGCGTCGCGTTGGATGCTGCCTGTGTCGTCGTCAATCTCTTGATGCTGCCGGACCAGCCGGAAGTCTACCGCGCCTGCGTGCGCAATGTGAACAGCCTGAAGCGCGAATGCGAGATCTACGGCATGCCGCTGATGGTCGAGCCGCTTGTCATGCAGGACAATTCCAAGGGCGCCTACATGGTCGATGGCACGATCGACAAGATCCTGCCGCTGGTGCGCCAGGCGGCCGAACTCGGCGCCGATATCATCAAGGCCGACCCCTGCGACAATGTCGAGGAATATCATCGCGTGGTCGAGATCGCCCAAGGTCTGCCGGTGCTGGTGCGCGGCGGCGGCCGCGTTTCGGATCAGGAAATCCTGATCCGCACCAAGCAGTTGATGGAGCAGGGCGCCCGTGGCATCGTTTATGGCCGCAACGTCATCCAACACAACAATCCCGGCGGCATGACGCGGGCCTTGATGGCGATTGTCCATGACAAGGCTTCTGTCGAGCAAGCCTCGCTGCATATTGGCTGA
- a CDS encoding sugar phosphate isomerase/epimerase family protein translates to MRRLGIHSFVWTGGQTQEGLEMALNKTAEHGYRTIEFAYLRPEKFNLDRLAKLAQSLDVEIGVTMGLPLDKDVSSEDTSAVSAGKQTLADAVRAVRDIGGNKLGGILYSAHTKYNRQPTKKGWDNSVAAIAATAEVARQANVDLVLEVVNRFETNLLNTAAQGLKFIAETGSEHVRLHLDTFHMNIEEANPAAAIRLAGDKIGYFHIGESNRGYLGDGVINFDLIFDALLDIDYKRDIVFESFSTTVVDEGLSLACAIWRDTWEENDPLAAHAKRYIELKYDEAKRRRATNARP, encoded by the coding sequence ATGCGTCGATTGGGTATCCATTCATTTGTATGGACAGGCGGCCAAACGCAGGAAGGGCTGGAAATGGCCCTCAACAAGACGGCCGAACACGGATATCGCACCATCGAATTTGCCTATCTGCGCCCCGAGAAATTCAATCTCGATCGACTGGCAAAACTTGCGCAGTCGCTTGACGTGGAGATTGGCGTGACGATGGGTCTGCCGCTCGACAAGGACGTATCGAGCGAGGATACCTCTGCGGTGTCCGCCGGCAAGCAGACGCTGGCCGACGCCGTTCGGGCGGTCCGTGATATCGGCGGCAACAAGCTGGGCGGGATTCTCTATTCCGCGCATACCAAGTACAATCGCCAGCCGACGAAGAAGGGCTGGGACAACAGCGTCGCCGCGATCGCCGCGACCGCCGAAGTCGCCAGACAAGCGAACGTCGACCTCGTCCTGGAGGTTGTCAACCGGTTCGAGACCAACCTGCTGAATACGGCGGCGCAGGGGCTGAAGTTCATCGCCGAGACCGGATCGGAGCATGTCCGTCTCCACCTCGACACATTCCACATGAATATCGAGGAAGCCAATCCGGCCGCCGCGATCCGCCTGGCCGGCGACAAGATCGGTTACTTCCACATCGGCGAGAGCAACCGCGGTTACCTCGGAGACGGCGTCATCAACTTCGATCTGATCTTCGACGCCCTGCTCGACATCGACTACAAGCGCGACATCGTGTTCGAGAGCTTCTCGACGACGGTCGTGGACGAAGGCCTGTCGCTCGCCTGCGCCATCTGGCGCGACACCTGGGAGGAGAATGATCCGCTCGCGGCGCACGCGAAGCGCTACATCGAGCTGAAATATGACGAGGCCAAGCGCCGCCGCGCCACAAACGCGCGGCCCTGA
- a CDS encoding Gfo/Idh/MocA family protein, whose translation MTKIFRFGVIGCGLMGREFASAAARWLHLADVKARPEIVAVCDTNTTLLDWFKDHVPSVRQVTADYKALLANPEVDAVYCAVPHVLHQQFYIDILKAGKHLLGEKPFGMDAAQNREIMAALAEHPELLVRCSSEMPFFPGAQKVIALAKSGEMGDILEVEAGFLHSSDIDRQKPINWKRMADINGDYGCMGDLGMHVLHVPLRLGWRPKTLHAQLVKKVTERPDGKGGMLPCTTWDNATISSRVRTGDQDFPMVLKTWRIAPGESNTWYIRVLGMKKSAFFSTKSPRQWQWMDYNGGAQAWSTEDLGYGSLFPAITGKIFEFGFADAIQQMWAAFVDELAGGNANGFGCATPAEAQAHHAVLTAALKSGREDVVVPVAYDGASV comes from the coding sequence ATGACGAAAATATTCCGCTTCGGCGTCATCGGCTGCGGTCTGATGGGGCGCGAATTCGCGAGTGCTGCGGCGCGCTGGCTGCATCTGGCCGATGTCAAGGCGCGACCGGAAATCGTCGCCGTCTGCGACACCAACACGACGCTGCTCGACTGGTTCAAGGATCATGTGCCGAGCGTTCGGCAAGTGACCGCCGACTATAAGGCGCTTCTGGCCAATCCCGAGGTCGATGCGGTCTATTGCGCTGTCCCGCATGTGCTGCACCAGCAATTCTACATCGACATCCTGAAGGCCGGAAAACATCTTCTCGGCGAAAAGCCCTTCGGCATGGACGCCGCGCAGAACCGGGAAATCATGGCGGCTCTTGCCGAGCATCCCGAACTCCTGGTCCGCTGCTCGTCGGAGATGCCGTTCTTCCCCGGCGCACAGAAGGTCATCGCGCTGGCAAAAAGCGGCGAGATGGGGGATATTCTCGAAGTCGAGGCGGGTTTCCTGCACTCTTCGGATATCGACCGGCAGAAGCCGATCAACTGGAAGCGCATGGCCGATATCAATGGCGACTATGGCTGCATGGGCGATCTCGGCATGCATGTGCTGCACGTGCCGCTGCGTCTCGGCTGGCGCCCGAAGACCCTGCATGCGCAACTGGTCAAAAAAGTCACCGAACGTCCTGACGGCAAGGGCGGCATGCTGCCTTGCACCACCTGGGACAACGCCACGATCAGCAGCCGTGTGCGCACGGGTGATCAGGATTTCCCGATGGTGCTGAAAACCTGGCGTATCGCGCCCGGCGAATCCAACACCTGGTACATCAGGGTTCTCGGCATGAAGAAAAGCGCATTCTTCAGCACGAAGTCGCCGCGTCAGTGGCAGTGGATGGATTATAATGGCGGTGCGCAGGCCTGGAGCACCGAGGATCTCGGCTATGGCTCGCTGTTTCCAGCCATTACAGGCAAGATCTTCGAATTCGGTTTTGCCGACGCCATACAGCAGATGTGGGCGGCCTTCGTCGATGAGCTTGCCGGCGGCAACGCCAACGGTTTCGGCTGCGCGACGCCGGCGGAAGCGCAGGCGCATCATGCGGTCCTGACGGCAGCCCTCAAATCCGGCCGCGAGGACGTCGTGGTACCGGTCGCGTATGACGGGGCATCCGTCTGA
- a CDS encoding tagatose kinase, protein MTSVLAPDQLGPTVCVGEILVEIVATTVGDGFLKAQPLVGPFASGAPAIFISQCGRLGGKAAMVGAVGDDDFGRVNTDRLKRDGVDVSTISIDPDYPTGSAFVRYRKDGSRDFVYNIATSAAARFGWSQAVGDLINRSGHLHVMGSALSVPSAREVIDKAVDIVKARGGTLSVDPNIRKELKLNEDTERRFSKLVAAADLLLPSGEELERAAGVEGEAEAIRRLFEMGVKEIVLKRGADGATYFGRQGDRIDAPAFVVQEVDPTGAGDCFGGAYLTCRRLGMSPQQALTYGSAAGARNVTVLGPMEGAGTQQELDAFIASTERRP, encoded by the coding sequence ATGACCTCAGTACTGGCTCCGGACCAGCTTGGTCCCACGGTTTGCGTAGGGGAGATCCTCGTCGAGATCGTCGCCACGACGGTCGGAGACGGTTTTCTTAAAGCCCAGCCGCTCGTCGGTCCGTTCGCGAGCGGAGCGCCGGCGATCTTCATCTCGCAATGTGGCCGCCTCGGCGGCAAGGCCGCAATGGTCGGCGCCGTCGGCGACGATGATTTCGGCCGTGTCAATACCGATCGCCTCAAACGCGACGGCGTCGATGTTTCGACGATCTCGATCGATCCGGACTATCCCACGGGAAGCGCCTTTGTCCGCTATCGCAAGGATGGCTCCCGGGATTTCGTCTACAACATCGCCACATCAGCAGCTGCGCGCTTCGGCTGGTCTCAAGCGGTCGGCGATCTCATCAATCGGAGCGGCCATCTTCACGTGATGGGTTCCGCTCTGTCGGTCCCCAGTGCGCGCGAAGTGATCGACAAGGCCGTCGACATCGTCAAGGCGCGCGGGGGAACGCTCTCGGTGGATCCAAACATTCGCAAGGAATTGAAGCTGAACGAGGACACCGAGCGCCGCTTTTCCAAGCTTGTCGCTGCCGCCGATCTGCTTCTGCCGTCCGGAGAGGAGCTTGAGCGTGCCGCCGGCGTCGAAGGCGAGGCAGAAGCGATCCGCCGCTTGTTCGAGATGGGCGTCAAGGAGATCGTGCTGAAGCGCGGAGCCGACGGCGCGACCTATTTCGGCAGGCAAGGAGACCGCATCGACGCTCCGGCATTTGTCGTTCAAGAGGTCGACCCCACGGGCGCCGGCGACTGCTTCGGCGGTGCGTATCTTACCTGCCGGCGGCTCGGAATGTCTCCGCAGCAAGCTCTGACCTACGGCTCGGCCGCTGGCGCCCGCAACGTGACGGTCCTCGGTCCGATGGAAGGTGCCGGCACTCAGCAGGAACTCGATGCGTTCATCGCTTCAACGGAAAGGCGCCCGTGA
- a CDS encoding SDR family NAD(P)-dependent oxidoreductase, producing MSYQQKFRLDGERAVVTGGGRAIGLCCTEALAEAGAAVVVIERSEADAEQALALRDRGYDVEVRVGDVTDAARMDAIATELADGGRPATILVNNAGIGQSGIPAQDLIDADWLRMMDVNLNGVFWCSRAFGRPMISMKRGAIVNLGSMSGHICNRPQPQTAYNVSKAAVHHLTRSLAAEWAQHGIRVNAVAPTYIETPMVVAVEANRERIPLWLADTPMGRMGTPEEVASAVLFLASGAASLMTGAIVNVDAGFTCW from the coding sequence ATGAGCTACCAGCAGAAATTTCGCCTCGACGGCGAACGGGCGGTGGTCACAGGCGGAGGGCGTGCGATCGGTCTCTGCTGCACCGAGGCGCTGGCGGAGGCGGGCGCCGCCGTCGTTGTCATCGAACGCAGCGAGGCCGACGCCGAACAAGCGCTTGCGCTGCGCGACAGAGGCTACGACGTCGAAGTCCGGGTCGGCGACGTCACCGACGCGGCCCGAATGGACGCGATCGCGACTGAGCTCGCCGATGGCGGGCGGCCGGCGACGATCCTGGTGAACAATGCCGGAATTGGCCAGAGCGGCATCCCGGCGCAGGATCTCATCGACGCCGATTGGCTGCGCATGATGGACGTCAATCTCAACGGCGTCTTCTGGTGCTCGCGCGCCTTTGGTCGTCCGATGATTTCGATGAAACGCGGCGCCATCGTCAACCTCGGCTCGATGTCGGGGCACATCTGCAACCGGCCTCAGCCTCAGACGGCCTATAACGTCTCCAAGGCGGCGGTCCATCACCTCACGCGTTCGTTGGCCGCCGAGTGGGCACAGCACGGCATCAGGGTAAATGCCGTCGCGCCCACCTATATCGAGACACCGATGGTGGTGGCCGTCGAAGCCAATCGCGAGCGTATCCCGCTCTGGCTCGCCGACACGCCGATGGGAAGAATGGGAACGCCGGAGGAGGTTGCCAGCGCCGTCCTCTTCCTCGCATCGGGCGCCGCCAGCCTGATGACCGGGGCGATCGTCAACGTCGATGCAGGTTTTACCTGCTGGTAG
- a CDS encoding L-iditol 2-dehydrogenase — MTYAETARLSGKVALVTGGASGIGKAVCERFAAEGARVVVADLDGERCARVAEAIGPGAWGVALDVTSQDSIEEAVRFTISTAGKIDILVNAAGIYDVESILEISRERTASVFQVNIEGLIFMTQAVARHMVERGEGGRIINFSSQAGRRGEGPAVAYCASKAAVISITQSCALELIRYGINVNAIAPGVVDTPMWDVVDAKLGSREGLKPGDVKRRVAAAVPAGRFGAPQEQAAMAAFLAGPDAAYIVAQCYNVDGGNVMS; from the coding sequence ATGACATATGCGGAAACGGCGCGGCTCTCCGGCAAGGTGGCATTGGTCACAGGAGGAGCGAGCGGCATCGGCAAGGCGGTATGCGAACGTTTCGCCGCCGAAGGCGCGAGGGTTGTCGTGGCGGACCTTGACGGTGAACGATGCGCACGGGTGGCGGAAGCGATCGGCCCTGGTGCCTGGGGTGTGGCGCTTGATGTGACCAGCCAGGACAGCATCGAAGAAGCTGTCCGCTTCACTATATCAACCGCCGGCAAGATCGACATCCTGGTCAACGCCGCAGGCATTTACGACGTCGAGTCGATTCTGGAAATATCCCGGGAACGGACCGCGAGCGTATTTCAGGTCAATATCGAAGGCCTGATCTTCATGACGCAGGCCGTTGCCCGCCACATGGTGGAAAGAGGGGAAGGTGGACGCATCATCAACTTCTCGTCCCAGGCTGGGCGCCGGGGCGAAGGACCGGCAGTGGCTTACTGCGCTTCCAAGGCGGCCGTCATCAGCATCACGCAAAGCTGCGCTCTGGAACTGATCCGTTATGGGATCAACGTCAACGCCATCGCTCCCGGCGTCGTCGATACACCGATGTGGGACGTCGTTGATGCAAAACTCGGCAGCCGCGAAGGCTTGAAACCCGGCGACGTCAAGCGCCGCGTGGCCGCCGCCGTCCCCGCCGGACGATTTGGCGCGCCCCAAGAACAAGCGGCCATGGCAGCCTTCCTGGCCGGCCCCGATGCAGCATACATCGTGGCGCAGTGCTACAATGTCGATGGCGGCAATGTCATGAGCTGA